In Vibrio tritonius, the following are encoded in one genomic region:
- a CDS encoding TIGR03013 family XrtA/PEP-CTERM system glycosyltransferase, with translation MNSTLLNGIKASSLVVIITDYIAIVGAYFLCYYMVNYYLSSQIHIVIVNQWVQPIIFAITTSIFILSVGLYNIKLRATFSGIVVRIFVCVLLAYVIDKLVYLLTRFNQPEHFAEYFAIITFCTLVVTRYLLSKTAYQRLGERNILVLGSGERAKVIEQYMRRKTDRIGLNFIGFIVMQGDSTDGIKNEQKLVLEEPLDVFAVKNRIDEIVVACDERRNVLPNESLAICKRQGINIKNIVDFFEHETGQVVVTQVYPSWIIYGPSHRYNQLHKTLDWLFNACIALAIFFITWPFMLIAILAIKVEDGFSAPVLYSQTRVGLDGKLFSIYKFRSMSLDAEKDGAKWAQAADPRVTKVGNFLRKYRIDELPQLFNVLKGDMGFVGPRPERPQFTKQFEIDIPFYNQRYSVRPGLTGWAQLKYPYGSSEKDAIEKLKYDLYYIKYRGFLFDLLILLRTTEVVLFGKGR, from the coding sequence ATGAACAGCACACTTTTAAATGGCATAAAAGCCAGTAGCCTAGTGGTGATCATCACTGACTATATAGCCATAGTTGGCGCGTATTTCTTGTGCTACTACATGGTGAATTATTATTTATCATCACAGATCCACATAGTGATAGTTAATCAATGGGTTCAACCGATAATATTCGCAATAACCACCTCTATTTTTATACTCTCTGTTGGATTATACAATATAAAATTAAGAGCAACATTTTCTGGCATCGTTGTTAGAATATTTGTTTGCGTATTACTAGCTTATGTTATTGATAAATTAGTTTACTTATTGACAAGATTTAACCAACCAGAACATTTTGCAGAGTATTTCGCTATCATCACATTTTGTACGTTGGTCGTTACTCGTTATTTACTGAGTAAAACCGCCTACCAGCGCTTAGGTGAACGTAATATTCTGGTGTTAGGTTCAGGTGAACGAGCAAAAGTCATTGAACAATACATGCGACGTAAAACTGACCGAATTGGGTTGAACTTTATTGGTTTTATAGTCATGCAAGGTGACTCCACTGATGGGATAAAAAACGAGCAAAAACTGGTCCTTGAGGAACCTTTAGACGTATTTGCCGTTAAAAACCGTATTGATGAAATTGTTGTTGCTTGTGATGAACGCCGTAATGTATTGCCAAATGAGAGCCTCGCCATTTGTAAACGCCAAGGCATTAATATCAAAAATATTGTCGATTTTTTCGAGCATGAAACGGGCCAAGTTGTTGTTACCCAAGTTTATCCATCATGGATCATTTATGGACCAAGCCATCGGTACAATCAATTACATAAAACCTTAGATTGGCTGTTCAACGCCTGCATTGCACTCGCTATTTTCTTTATCACTTGGCCATTTATGCTCATCGCAATCTTGGCAATAAAAGTTGAAGATGGTTTCAGTGCTCCCGTTCTCTACTCCCAAACTCGAGTGGGGTTAGACGGTAAACTATTTTCAATCTACAAGTTTCGCAGCATGAGTCTTGATGCAGAAAAAGATGGCGCGAAATGGGCTCAAGCCGCAGACCCTCGAGTGACAAAAGTAGGCAACTTCTTACGCAAATACCGAATAGATGAATTACCCCAACTCTTTAATGTCCTAAAAGGTGATATGGGGTTTGTTGGTCCAAGACCTGAACGCCCTCAATTTACGAAACAATTTGAGATAGACATCCCCTTTTATAATCAACGCTACAGTGTACGCCCAGGTTTAACTGGTTGGGCACAGCTCAAGTACCCTTATGGCAGCAGCGAAAAAGACGCTATAGAAAAGCTTAAATACGACCTGTATTACATCAAATATCGTGGTTTTTTATTCGACCTATTAATCCTACTCCGGACCACTGAAGTAGTGCTATTTGGTAAGGGTCGTTAA
- a CDS encoding XrtA system polysaccharide deacetylase, whose translation MSQRCSNAMTVDVEDYFQVAAFENQVQFADWGKKYEVRVERNTERLLALFDEHQAKATFFVLGWVAEHCPQLVRRIVEQGHELASHGYAHQRANTQSRKVFHEDVYRAKSFLEQTSGVAVKGYRAPSFSVNADNEWVFEVLAEVGFTFSSSTYPVKRDLYGAPDWPRLKYRRPEGIIEIPLPTNTSTGFKLPIGGGGFFRLYPYQMSKLLINRFITQTEQPFCFYFHPWEIDAQQPRMQGIPIKSRFRHYLNLGRMEQRLVHLLNDFEWNTVSHAYQLNGLSNEQNNFN comes from the coding sequence ATGAGTCAACGATGCAGCAATGCAATGACAGTAGATGTGGAAGATTATTTTCAAGTGGCTGCATTTGAAAACCAAGTTCAGTTTGCTGACTGGGGTAAAAAATATGAAGTACGCGTCGAGCGCAATACAGAACGTTTATTGGCGCTATTTGATGAACACCAAGCTAAAGCGACTTTTTTTGTTTTAGGCTGGGTGGCCGAGCATTGCCCACAACTCGTGAGAAGAATTGTTGAACAAGGTCATGAATTGGCTAGTCATGGCTATGCACATCAGCGAGCGAATACCCAATCTAGAAAGGTATTTCACGAAGATGTCTATCGAGCTAAATCCTTTTTAGAACAAACCAGCGGGGTCGCGGTTAAAGGCTATCGGGCACCGAGTTTCTCGGTAAATGCAGATAACGAATGGGTATTTGAAGTACTGGCGGAAGTCGGATTTACCTTTAGCAGTAGTACGTATCCCGTAAAACGAGACCTCTATGGCGCGCCCGATTGGCCCCGTCTGAAATATCGTCGTCCTGAAGGCATTATTGAGATTCCCTTACCCACCAACACCAGTACGGGATTCAAACTCCCTATTGGTGGTGGTGGCTTTTTTCGACTTTATCCTTATCAGATGAGTAAGTTATTGATCAATCGCTTTATTACTCAAACCGAACAGCCTTTCTGTTTTTATTTCCATCCTTGGGAAATAGATGCCCAGCAACCACGTATGCAAGGCATACCTATCAAATCTCGGTTTCGTCACTACTTAAATCTAGGTCGTATGGAACAACGTCTTGTCCATCTATTGAATGACTTTGAATGGAATACCGTCAGTCATGCCTATCAACTCAATGGCTTATCAAATGAACAAAACAATTTTAATTAA
- a CDS encoding FemAB family XrtA/PEP-CTERM system-associated protein, giving the protein MNKTILIKPLAEGEYARWDQYVDNHHEGSFFHLSGWIRIVTQVFHHRPHYLMAMMGDKLVGVLPLVEQRSLLFGHALISTPFCVYGGAIADNDEIRFKLESEAYLLGCELKVDYVELRDRYAHESKELWQAHCHHSTFSCPIADKPETILTSIKRKQRAVVRHSLANELSWDNQDNPDLCYDVYAESVRNLGTPVFDKKLFRTLKETFGERCNTLIVRDKHNHPVSSVLSFYYKDTVLPYYGGGKFEARELKSYDYMYYQLMCIAREKGITQFDFGRSKHDSGSYSYKKNWGMQEEPLHYKVALVTSNSLPNLSPNNPKYKLFINLWKRMPLSVSRAIGPNLSKYLG; this is encoded by the coding sequence ATGAACAAAACAATTTTAATTAAACCTCTTGCTGAGGGTGAATATGCACGTTGGGACCAGTATGTTGACAATCATCACGAAGGTAGTTTTTTTCACTTATCGGGGTGGATTCGCATTGTTACTCAAGTATTCCATCACCGCCCACACTATTTGATGGCAATGATGGGTGACAAACTCGTTGGGGTGTTACCTCTGGTTGAACAACGAAGTCTATTGTTTGGTCATGCTTTAATATCGACGCCATTTTGCGTCTATGGAGGCGCAATTGCAGACAATGATGAAATTCGTTTTAAGTTAGAATCAGAAGCTTATCTATTAGGTTGTGAACTCAAAGTCGACTATGTAGAACTGCGAGATCGCTACGCACATGAATCCAAAGAGCTCTGGCAAGCACACTGTCACCACTCAACATTTTCTTGTCCTATTGCCGATAAGCCAGAGACCATTCTTACCTCAATTAAACGTAAACAACGTGCTGTAGTGCGTCATTCTCTCGCAAATGAACTGAGTTGGGATAACCAAGATAATCCCGATCTTTGTTATGACGTTTATGCCGAAAGCGTGCGAAACCTTGGCACTCCGGTATTTGATAAAAAACTGTTTCGCACTTTAAAAGAGACTTTCGGCGAGCGCTGTAACACCCTTATTGTCCGAGATAAACATAACCACCCCGTCTCCAGTGTGTTGAGCTTCTATTACAAAGACACCGTTTTGCCCTACTACGGCGGCGGCAAATTTGAAGCACGAGAACTGAAAAGTTATGACTATATGTACTATCAGTTGATGTGTATCGCTCGGGAAAAAGGAATAACTCAATTCGATTTTGGCCGGAGCAAGCACGACTCTGGCTCATACAGCTACAAGAAAAATTGGGGTATGCAGGAAGAACCCTTGCACTACAAAGTTGCGTTAGTAACCAGTAATTCGCTGCCGAACCTATCACCTAACAATCCTAAATATAAGCTTTTTATCAATCTATGGAAGCGCATGCCGCTGAGTGTCAGTCGTGCTATTGGCCCTAATCTATCGAAATATCTTGGGTGA
- a CDS encoding TIGR03087 family PEP-CTERM/XrtA system glycosyltransferase, translated as MKEKLLYLCHRIPFPANKGDKITTCNTLKFLSQHYDIYLGCFIDDPFDHRYISDVESYCKETLFIDLNTQLAKVKGLKAFLTGNPITLPYYYHPKMQKWVQDTVRTQQIHKAFIYSGCMAQYVLGNEMSSLHKVIQFADIDSDKWRQYAEKTRGIMHWIYQREHRTLAKFERYVAGKFAVSCFISDNETQLFREMVADKPALHDHIQTLSNGIDCDFFSPHAKTQLDEDYPLAQQNYVIFTGAMNYWANADAVTWFVETIWPKVHQALPDSKFYIVGSSPTKEVQELQHIPGVVVTGRVEDVRPYLHHAKAAVAPMQIARGIQNKILEAMAMEKPVLTTGLGIEGIEEYPEKDVFVSDSPQEIVSWVTNKLTDNIYQATQSRTWLESTYSWPAKLNPLLGYLGSHHD; from the coding sequence ATGAAAGAGAAACTGCTATATCTGTGTCATCGGATTCCTTTTCCTGCCAACAAAGGCGATAAGATTACCACCTGTAATACCCTCAAATTTTTGAGCCAACATTACGATATCTACCTTGGATGTTTTATCGATGACCCTTTTGACCATCGTTATATCAGCGATGTTGAGAGTTACTGTAAAGAGACGCTGTTTATCGATCTCAATACACAGCTAGCCAAGGTGAAAGGGCTTAAAGCGTTTCTTACCGGCAACCCCATCACTTTGCCCTACTATTACCACCCAAAGATGCAGAAGTGGGTACAAGATACCGTGCGTACCCAACAAATTCATAAAGCCTTTATTTACTCAGGCTGCATGGCGCAATACGTGCTAGGCAACGAAATGAGCTCGCTGCATAAAGTGATTCAGTTCGCCGACATCGATTCAGATAAGTGGCGTCAATACGCAGAAAAAACGCGTGGAATCATGCATTGGATTTACCAACGTGAACACCGAACGCTGGCCAAGTTTGAACGTTATGTCGCTGGTAAGTTTGCTGTAAGCTGCTTTATTTCCGATAACGAAACCCAATTGTTTCGCGAGATGGTAGCGGACAAACCCGCCTTACATGATCATATTCAAACGCTGAGCAATGGCATCGACTGCGATTTTTTTTCACCTCATGCAAAAACGCAACTAGATGAAGACTACCCATTAGCACAACAAAACTACGTTATTTTTACTGGAGCGATGAACTACTGGGCCAATGCGGATGCGGTCACTTGGTTTGTTGAAACCATCTGGCCGAAGGTACATCAAGCCTTACCCGACAGTAAATTTTACATCGTTGGTTCATCACCCACCAAAGAAGTTCAAGAGTTACAACATATTCCCGGTGTCGTAGTCACAGGACGAGTAGAAGATGTGAGACCGTATTTGCATCACGCCAAAGCTGCTGTTGCCCCCATGCAAATAGCTCGAGGCATTCAAAACAAAATTTTGGAAGCGATGGCAATGGAAAAACCGGTGCTCACAACAGGGCTCGGCATTGAAGGTATCGAAGAGTATCCTGAGAAAGATGTGTTTGTCTCCGACTCTCCCCAAGAGATAGTGTCGTGGGTGACTAACAAGCTGACCGATAATATCTATCAAGCAACGCAATCACGCACTTGGTTGGAATCGACCTACAGTTGGCCTGCCAAACTTAATCCGCTGCTGGGTTATTTAGGATCTCACCATGATTAA
- the xrtA gene encoding exosortase A, which yields MIKKGILRFGLPLMAWGALFYPSLANMVGVWGQSKTYEHCYLIIPICIWLLWQKKDQLHQVSITTARLPAILLIFPLTLWVIGKATNIAFFEHVAAITSLQLIIWSLIGTPATKNTLFVLCYLWFLIPFGEELVPFLQQITADMSVFLIRLFGVPIYREGFYLTVPRGQFEVAEACSGIRFLIASLALGTLFSHVFFQKQWKFWSFVIFSFIFPIIANGLRVFGIIMIGNFIDMKYASGVDHLVYGWLFFSFITVCTFFIAYTMRDKELTTLPPTTVETPTAPSQSRHVAQMHGVIILFIVIAYGWASVSAKPVVPDAVVVPTLLPNNFRVISESPWKIHFPHADHTIMAIANNGASEYFTAQYFKGKENAELISSSNKFYSEDLWTLSQKRTITVNQHPAQQLSLVNSLGQYRTIVFWYRINQHYSANPLKIKLWELYYRLSRRPVISELEAFSSVYLNADDLNQSIAQSAMQPL from the coding sequence ATGATTAAGAAAGGGATTTTGAGGTTTGGGCTACCGTTAATGGCATGGGGAGCACTGTTTTACCCGTCATTAGCCAACATGGTGGGAGTATGGGGACAATCTAAAACCTACGAACACTGTTATCTCATTATTCCGATCTGCATTTGGCTATTGTGGCAAAAGAAAGATCAATTGCACCAAGTATCGATAACTACAGCACGACTTCCTGCCATATTGCTGATATTTCCATTAACGCTATGGGTTATTGGTAAGGCAACTAATATCGCATTTTTTGAACATGTTGCAGCTATTACCAGCCTGCAACTGATTATTTGGTCCTTGATTGGTACGCCAGCCACTAAAAACACACTTTTTGTTCTCTGCTATTTATGGTTTCTGATTCCATTTGGAGAGGAATTAGTGCCATTTTTACAACAAATCACGGCAGATATGTCGGTTTTTTTAATTAGGTTGTTTGGTGTCCCTATCTATCGTGAAGGATTCTATTTAACGGTTCCCAGAGGGCAATTTGAAGTCGCTGAAGCGTGTTCAGGCATTCGCTTTCTCATCGCCAGCTTGGCACTTGGAACGCTTTTCTCCCACGTCTTTTTTCAAAAACAGTGGAAGTTTTGGTCGTTTGTGATCTTTTCATTTATTTTCCCAATCATTGCCAATGGGTTGCGCGTGTTTGGCATTATTATGATTGGTAATTTTATTGATATGAAATACGCATCAGGCGTTGACCATCTTGTCTATGGCTGGCTCTTTTTCAGCTTCATTACCGTATGTACTTTTTTTATTGCCTATACCATGCGCGACAAGGAGTTAACCACACTGCCCCCCACTACGGTCGAGACACCCACTGCACCATCACAATCGCGCCATGTTGCACAAATGCATGGGGTCATTATTCTGTTCATCGTGATTGCCTATGGTTGGGCTAGTGTTAGTGCAAAACCTGTTGTACCAGACGCAGTTGTGGTTCCAACATTACTCCCGAATAACTTTCGCGTGATTAGTGAATCACCATGGAAAATTCATTTTCCTCATGCGGACCATACCATAATGGCCATCGCTAACAATGGCGCCAGCGAATACTTCACTGCTCAGTACTTTAAAGGAAAAGAAAATGCTGAGCTCATTAGTAGCAGTAATAAATTCTACAGTGAAGATCTCTGGACACTCAGCCAAAAACGTACAATAACGGTCAATCAGCATCCTGCTCAGCAGCTTTCCTTGGTTAATAGCCTCGGTCAGTATCGGACCATCGTTTTCTGGTATCGAATTAACCAACACTATTCAGCTAATCCACTCAAAATAAAGCTCTGGGAGCTTTACTACCGGCTAAGTCGTCGACCGGTGATCTCTGAACTAGAAGCTTTTTCGAGCGTTTACCTTAATGCGGATGATTTAAACCAATCTATTGCTCAATCTGCAATGCAACCACTGTGA
- a CDS encoding XrtA/PEP-CTERM system amidotransferase, producing the protein MCGISGIFNIHQAPPVDKALLQSINRLQSHRGPDDEGYFFDRNIGLAHRRLSIIDLSGGHQPVFNEAHSVCVVFNGEIYNFKSLVTELVNCGHQFATLSDTEVIVHAWEQWGVECLSRFQGMFCFALWDQMSQQLFVARDRLGKKPLYYAQTERGQFIFGSELKVLVGHPDVDKTLRHEVAEEFLMFGYLPDPYTAYQNIFKLEPAHYLLLSPGSAVRPVEYWDLPTPQAIQTWDETQQSLIDHLKAAVNIRMMADVPLGAFLSGGVDSSAVVAMMAHYQNEPINTCAIGFNESQYDESDYAAQIAKRYGTHHTLKVVSGDEYDLIDKLTDIYDEPFADSSALPTYRVCELARQSVKVALTGDGGDEVFAGYRRYRLQLAEQQLRGSLPYAVRKPIFGLLGKVYPKADWAPQFLRAKTTFQSLAMNPIEAYGNTMSRLRHDQRKALFSTQYTKSLNGYSGLEIIKHHAQKSPTDDPLKRIQYLDIKTWLAGDILTKIDRASMANSLETRAPLLDHKLIEWAYSIANSSNIHGNQGKYAFKKALEPYVDENILYRPKMGFSIPMAQWFRGPLQEKLRHTVLSERMFDSGYFKPEALKQLVSSHISGRSDHSDALWCLLMFGQFLNRQA; encoded by the coding sequence ATGTGTGGAATATCAGGTATTTTCAACATTCATCAAGCTCCTCCAGTGGACAAAGCGCTGTTGCAAAGTATCAACCGTTTGCAGAGCCATCGCGGCCCCGATGATGAAGGCTATTTCTTTGATCGCAATATTGGCCTTGCTCACCGACGCCTCTCCATTATCGACCTTTCGGGTGGTCATCAGCCGGTATTTAATGAAGCCCATTCGGTCTGCGTGGTGTTTAACGGTGAAATTTATAACTTCAAATCGTTAGTGACTGAACTGGTCAATTGTGGTCACCAGTTTGCCACCTTATCGGATACCGAAGTAATTGTGCATGCGTGGGAACAGTGGGGCGTGGAATGCCTATCTCGGTTTCAAGGGATGTTCTGTTTCGCCTTATGGGATCAAATGAGCCAGCAGCTCTTTGTCGCCCGTGATCGCCTCGGTAAAAAGCCTCTCTATTATGCGCAAACCGAGCGGGGTCAATTTATCTTTGGTTCCGAACTCAAGGTGTTAGTGGGCCATCCCGATGTGGACAAAACCTTACGTCACGAAGTGGCTGAAGAGTTTTTAATGTTTGGCTACCTACCCGACCCTTACACCGCGTACCAAAACATTTTCAAATTAGAACCCGCCCATTATCTGCTGCTCTCGCCGGGAAGCGCAGTTCGTCCCGTGGAATACTGGGACCTACCCACTCCGCAGGCGATTCAAACTTGGGATGAAACCCAGCAATCGTTGATTGATCATCTCAAAGCCGCAGTAAATATCCGCATGATGGCCGATGTGCCATTAGGTGCCTTTCTCTCTGGTGGCGTTGATTCCAGCGCAGTGGTTGCCATGATGGCGCACTATCAAAATGAGCCTATCAATACCTGCGCCATCGGTTTTAATGAAAGCCAATACGATGAAAGTGATTACGCCGCGCAAATCGCCAAGCGCTATGGCACCCATCACACGTTAAAAGTGGTCTCTGGTGATGAATATGACCTGATTGATAAATTGACCGATATCTACGATGAGCCCTTTGCTGATAGCTCCGCACTGCCTACTTATCGGGTGTGTGAATTAGCTCGTCAATCGGTGAAAGTGGCCTTAACGGGTGATGGCGGTGATGAAGTGTTTGCTGGATATCGTCGTTATCGCTTGCAGCTTGCCGAGCAACAATTGCGCGGCTCGCTGCCTTATGCGGTACGTAAACCGATCTTTGGTTTGCTGGGGAAAGTCTACCCGAAAGCCGACTGGGCACCGCAGTTTCTGCGCGCCAAAACCACCTTTCAATCTCTGGCAATGAATCCGATTGAAGCTTATGGCAACACCATGTCGCGGCTGCGTCACGATCAAAGAAAGGCGCTGTTTAGTACGCAATATACAAAGTCGCTTAATGGCTATTCGGGGCTTGAAATCATTAAACATCACGCACAAAAATCGCCTACGGACGACCCTTTAAAACGCATTCAATATCTGGATATCAAAACTTGGTTAGCCGGTGACATTCTTACCAAAATTGACCGAGCCAGCATGGCAAACTCGTTAGAAACCCGAGCGCCGCTGCTGGATCACAAGCTGATCGAATGGGCCTATTCGATTGCCAACAGCTCGAATATCCATGGCAATCAAGGCAAATACGCCTTCAAAAAAGCCCTCGAACCTTATGTTGACGAGAACATTCTGTATCGCCCCAAAATGGGCTTTAGTATTCCGATGGCGCAATGGTTTCGCGGACCACTACAAGAAAAGTTACGCCACACCGTGCTCTCAGAACGCATGTTCGATAGCGGTTATTTCAAACCAGAAGCGCTGAAACAGCTAGTGAGCAGCCATATCAGTGGGCGAAGTGATCATAGCGATGCGCTATGGTGTCTTTTGATGTTCGGTCAATTTTTAAATCGGCAGGCTTAG
- a CDS encoding glycosyltransferase family 4 protein → MKILTVTTLFPHVNNPKHGVFIETRLRQLRRQYPDVEIKVIAPIPYFPFKHPLFGDYAQYANAPDCEVRFGMEVYHPRYFVVPKIGMTLTPQTLAYTVLRQAKRLLAEGFNFDLIDGHYFYPDGVAIAKVAKKLNKPFTVTARGTDINLIPEFTKPRRQMQQVFKQANHTMAVCEALRQSMINLGAEPTHVSTLRNGVDLNLFAFQDEHQQKLLRQKLALPEHSPVIISTGHLIERKGHYLVIDAVQSLTDVTLLIAGSGPDGKTLERQAHKAGITERVRFLGSLSQTELAEYYGAADLSVLASSREGWANVLLESMSCGTPVVATNIWGTPEVVQTLEAGRLVKRTANDLRQGIIDLLDTLPVRSQTRAYAEQFTWQSTSKAQYRIFNAIVNHQPIPVLTAETVQ, encoded by the coding sequence ATGAAAATCCTCACAGTCACGACTCTTTTTCCCCATGTTAACAACCCCAAACATGGTGTTTTTATTGAAACGCGCTTAAGGCAGTTACGCCGTCAGTATCCCGATGTGGAGATCAAAGTGATCGCCCCGATCCCTTATTTTCCGTTCAAACACCCTCTGTTTGGTGATTATGCTCAGTACGCCAACGCGCCAGATTGTGAAGTGCGATTTGGTATGGAAGTGTATCATCCACGCTACTTTGTGGTACCTAAAATAGGCATGACACTCACACCGCAAACGCTGGCTTATACGGTATTACGCCAAGCCAAACGCTTGCTGGCAGAAGGCTTCAATTTCGATCTTATTGATGGTCACTATTTTTACCCTGATGGAGTGGCAATAGCCAAAGTCGCCAAAAAGTTGAACAAACCTTTTACCGTGACAGCCCGAGGAACGGACATCAATTTGATTCCCGAATTTACCAAACCAAGACGGCAGATGCAGCAAGTGTTCAAGCAGGCAAACCACACCATGGCGGTGTGTGAAGCACTGCGTCAAAGCATGATCAATTTAGGTGCCGAGCCGACTCATGTGTCGACTTTACGCAATGGGGTCGATCTCAATTTGTTTGCCTTTCAAGATGAGCACCAACAAAAGCTGCTACGACAAAAGCTTGCACTGCCTGAGCATTCTCCGGTCATCATATCAACTGGTCATTTGATCGAAAGAAAAGGTCACTATTTGGTGATTGACGCCGTGCAATCTCTCACCGATGTCACCTTACTCATCGCTGGAAGTGGCCCAGATGGTAAAACGTTGGAGCGTCAAGCACACAAAGCTGGCATAACCGAGCGCGTGCGGTTTTTGGGCAGTTTAAGCCAAACTGAATTAGCAGAATATTATGGCGCAGCGGATCTTTCCGTGCTTGCTTCAAGTCGCGAAGGTTGGGCTAACGTGCTCTTAGAATCCATGTCTTGTGGCACGCCTGTGGTGGCAACCAATATTTGGGGAACCCCCGAAGTGGTGCAAACGCTCGAGGCTGGCCGACTGGTTAAACGCACGGCCAATGATTTGCGCCAAGGCATTATTGACCTGTTGGACACCCTGCCAGTACGAAGCCAAACCCGAGCCTATGCCGAGCAATTTACTTGGCAAAGCACATCGAAGGCGCAGTATCGCATCTTCAATGCCATTGTGAACCATCAACCCATTCCCGTATTAACCGCTGAGACTGTGCAATGA